A genomic window from Bacillota bacterium includes:
- a CDS encoding DUF521 domain-containing protein, whose protein sequence is MDLTREERGILSGERGPAARMAMEIIVQIAEAYGASELIPITQAHVDGCTYASTGDAGIEFAQRLAGQGGRVVVPTTTNITARDVARWREFRIPEEHSRKSAQMEKAYLDMGCIPSWTCAPYQYAVTPRFGEQIAWAESNAINFVNSVIGARTARYGDYIDICSGLTGRAPRFGYHLGEERIATIQIQFDEFEEVLRLNGSAYAAAGYACGLIASGRVPVVTGLPGNTGGDHLKAFSAAAASSGATGMFHVVGITPEAPSLEAATGGKDVPAVRVSARELLARLRHMSSSGDGRVDLVTVGCPHYSVAECLEVEHLLAGRSIAAGTEFWVNTNRAVLSWLDEMGVSNRLRSLGIRLTTDSCVMHWPLDNWGFETIMTDSGKFAHYGPMETGKAVIFSGLRDCVEAAVTGGFSFPDALRSAGSPSVSAGDVCVAPAAPSPAPGPAPQAGVKVVVRGRARGEALVSPAPISFWGSVDISNGRIIERNHPLLGQDVTGKVLVYPEGKGSSSTSGILLELARNGHAPLAIVNRVAEPIISIGCVVAQKMYGRTIPILALPEEQYFRIRTGDVVDVDGEAGAVCVVRPA, encoded by the coding sequence ATGGACCTTACTCGCGAGGAAAGGGGTATTCTCTCCGGAGAACGCGGCCCCGCAGCCCGGATGGCGATGGAGATCATCGTCCAGATCGCCGAGGCATACGGCGCGAGCGAGCTGATCCCGATCACACAGGCACATGTCGACGGATGCACGTACGCCTCGACCGGAGACGCGGGGATAGAATTTGCGCAGAGATTAGCCGGCCAGGGGGGCCGCGTGGTGGTTCCTACCACCACGAACATCACGGCGAGGGACGTCGCTCGATGGCGCGAGTTCCGGATTCCCGAAGAGCATTCGCGCAAGAGCGCTCAAATGGAAAAGGCGTATCTGGACATGGGGTGTATTCCATCGTGGACGTGCGCCCCATATCAATATGCAGTGACCCCGCGCTTCGGTGAGCAGATCGCCTGGGCGGAGTCCAACGCAATCAACTTCGTGAACTCGGTGATTGGCGCAAGGACGGCAAGGTACGGCGATTACATCGACATTTGCTCCGGGCTTACGGGGAGGGCGCCACGCTTTGGCTACCACCTCGGCGAGGAAAGAATCGCCACAATCCAAATCCAATTCGACGAGTTCGAGGAGGTCCTCCGCCTGAACGGCTCTGCGTACGCGGCCGCGGGTTACGCGTGCGGCCTGATCGCCAGCGGCCGAGTCCCCGTAGTCACGGGGCTTCCCGGGAACACCGGCGGCGACCATCTGAAGGCGTTCAGCGCGGCGGCGGCTTCGTCCGGAGCCACGGGCATGTTCCACGTCGTAGGGATCACGCCCGAGGCCCCGTCACTTGAGGCGGCTACGGGTGGCAAGGACGTTCCGGCGGTACGCGTGAGCGCACGGGAGCTACTGGCGCGCCTCCGCCACATGTCTTCGTCCGGCGACGGACGCGTGGACCTGGTCACCGTGGGGTGCCCCCACTACTCGGTGGCCGAGTGTCTCGAGGTCGAACACCTCCTGGCAGGCCGGAGCATCGCGGCGGGAACGGAGTTCTGGGTGAACACCAACCGTGCGGTCCTTTCGTGGCTGGACGAAATGGGTGTCTCCAACCGTCTGAGGTCACTGGGGATCAGGCTCACTACCGACAGCTGCGTCATGCACTGGCCGCTGGACAACTGGGGTTTCGAGACGATAATGACCGATTCGGGCAAGTTCGCCCATTACGGACCCATGGAGACCGGTAAAGCGGTCATATTCTCAGGGCTGAGAGATTGCGTCGAGGCGGCGGTGACGGGAGGCTTCTCGTTCCCGGATGCGCTGCGCTCCGCCGGAAGTCCGTCAGTGAGCGCGGGAGACGTGTGCGTGGCGCCAGCGGCCCCGTCGCCGGCCCCCGGCCCAGCCCCCCAGGCCGGCGTTAAGGTGGTCGTTCGCGGCCGCGCCAGGGGGGAGGCCCTCGTCAGCCCCGCCCCCATCAGCTTTTGGGGCAGCGTCGACATATCCAACGGTCGCATAATCGAGCGGAACCACCCGCTCCTCGGCCAGGACGTGACCGGGAAGGTCCTCGTGTATCCCGAGGGCAAGGGATCTAGCAGCACCTCCGGCATACTCCTTGAGCTCGCGCGAAACGGCCATGCCCCCCTCGCGATAGTGAACAGGGTGGCCGAACCCATCATCTCGATAGGTTGTGTGGTCGCCCAGAAGATGTACGGACGCACGATTCCCATCCTGGCGCTACCGGAGGAGCAGTACTTCCGGATTCGCACGGGCGATGTGGTGGACGTCGACGGAGAGGCCGGGGCGGTTTGCGTGGTTCGACCCGCATAG
- a CDS encoding pyrroline-5-carboxylate reductase, which yields MATYGFIGSGHIVEMLLTGLLSREGAEPPRFLCSDVSEERRSRVAERFGVRTTADNEQVLRESGVVVLAVRPQDAAGLLRSLAGRVPPGRLVISVMAAVPLAALGLLGERVPVVRMAPNPPAQVRTAITALAPNRWVTPEQMESAQDLAASLGRVMVTTEEKLDVILALFSPAPVFLFVESLVEAGVRAGLTAEESELVVKQATCGCMKMWDESKASASELRSRACTPGGISVEMLDVLERGGVPGAIAECVRAGVEKGARLARTVVAALAPGGAA from the coding sequence ATGGCAACCTATGGGTTCATTGGATCCGGCCACATCGTCGAAATGTTGCTAACAGGGCTTTTGTCCAGGGAAGGCGCGGAGCCGCCCCGCTTCCTGTGTTCGGACGTCAGCGAGGAGCGGCGAAGTCGCGTGGCAGAGAGGTTCGGCGTCAGAACCACCGCGGACAACGAGCAGGTGCTGAGGGAATCCGGCGTCGTGGTGCTCGCGGTCCGACCGCAGGACGCGGCGGGACTGCTCCGGTCGCTAGCCGGACGTGTCCCGCCAGGCAGGCTTGTGATATCGGTGATGGCGGCGGTGCCGCTGGCGGCGCTCGGGCTACTCGGCGAGCGCGTGCCGGTCGTACGCATGGCTCCAAACCCGCCGGCCCAGGTGCGGACGGCGATCACTGCGCTGGCGCCCAACAGGTGGGTGACGCCGGAACAGATGGAGTCCGCCCAGGATCTGGCGGCTTCCCTCGGCCGCGTGATGGTAACGACCGAGGAGAAACTGGACGTTATCCTGGCGCTCTTCAGCCCGGCTCCCGTGTTCCTCTTTGTGGAGAGTCTCGTCGAAGCGGGGGTCAGGGCGGGGCTGACCGCGGAAGAATCCGAGCTGGTGGTCAAGCAGGCGACCTGCGGGTGCATGAAGATGTGGGATGAGTCAAAAGCCAGTGCCTCCGAACTCCGCTCCAGAGCCTGTACGCCCGGCGGGATTTCCGTGGAAATGCTGGATGTCCTCGAGCGTGGAGGCGTCCCCGGCGCCATCGCCGAGTGCGTCCGCGCGGGGGTGGAGAAGGGAGCGCGCCTCGCCAGGACTGTGGTTGCGGCGCTGGCGCCGGGCGGCGCGGCGTAA
- a CDS encoding nucleotidyltransferase family protein: MCAVVLAAGSSKRMVRPKLLLPYGDSTLLQRAVGAALEAGLGRTIVVLGHAASQARHLIMRSWPGRDDLEIVFNPDYHSGMSTSLRAGLAAAAGRAKVVVFCLGDQPLVTGAIIRRLAEAYLGTTPLPLIVAPRCAGQRGNPVLIDERLFPELLKLTGDVGAREVVEAHLGEAVLVDSGPEVLVDMDTPEDLAQLR, from the coding sequence GTGTGCGCGGTGGTCCTCGCCGCCGGCAGCAGCAAACGCATGGTGCGTCCGAAACTCCTGCTCCCATACGGGGACAGTACGCTTCTCCAACGCGCCGTGGGCGCCGCCCTTGAAGCGGGGCTCGGCCGGACGATAGTGGTTCTGGGCCACGCCGCGAGTCAGGCCAGGCATCTAATCATGCGGTCCTGGCCCGGCCGCGACGATCTCGAAATCGTATTCAATCCGGACTACCACTCCGGCATGTCGACCTCGCTGCGCGCGGGACTCGCGGCTGCAGCCGGCAGAGCGAAGGTGGTCGTATTCTGCCTCGGGGACCAGCCTCTCGTCACGGGCGCGATAATCCGACGGCTGGCGGAGGCCTATCTCGGCACGACGCCGCTCCCGCTCATCGTCGCTCCGCGCTGCGCCGGTCAGCGCGGGAATCCGGTCCTTATCGACGAACGCCTTTTCCCCGAACTGCTGAAGCTGACGGGCGACGTAGGAGCACGCGAGGTAGTAGAGGCTCACCTGGGCGAAGCGGTGCTGGTCGACTCTGGACCGGAAGTCCTCGTTGACATGGACACCCCCGAGGATCTTGCGCAGCTCCGCTGA
- a CDS encoding 4-oxalocrotonate tautomerase family protein — MPIVTVQMWQGRTREVKCELISGISEVVCRVLKVPRSAVCVILQEIPRENWGENGRPADAQSESPPAT, encoded by the coding sequence GTGCCGATTGTGACGGTTCAGATGTGGCAGGGACGCACGCGGGAGGTAAAGTGCGAATTGATATCCGGGATTAGCGAAGTCGTATGTCGGGTTCTAAAGGTCCCCAGGTCCGCAGTATGCGTCATCCTTCAGGAAATCCCGCGCGAGAACTGGGGAGAGAACGGGCGGCCGGCTGACGCTCAAAGTGAGTCCCCCCCGGCGACTTGA
- a CDS encoding molybdopterin-dependent oxidoreductase translates to MVPLRLRLNGNIVNVQVEAWDTLLDVLRDRLGMIGTKCGCRHGDCGACTVILNGRTVNSCLVPALKAQNAEVITIEGIGTRENLHPLQKSFIERGAIQCGFCTPGMILQAKALLDAKPRPSREEIAEALSGNLCRCTGYEQIIEAVQAAADQAENGDVTLRGNGGIFKVVGRPTPLLDAVEKALGKTQFASDMKLPNMLYCRTLRSPYPMARVLSVDTSRAKAIPGVKVVLTAEDIPGPNIQGSIKLDQPVLVPVGGLAKYIGDPIALVAAEDEEVAGEALKAIQVRYDAGEAVTSVEHAAREDETKPPNLCSHYEFSRGDVAAAFEVAGVIAERTFLTGRQEHAYLEPEAGVAYIEERIITVVAGTQAPHHVRKIAAYALGLPESRIRIKCPPTGGSFGGKQINSVQVHLALLAWKTGCPVKMVWSREESIMVHHKRHPASIRYKMAATPEGKVTGIDVDVLMDGGPYAEESPGVTNWLGMHLPGPYDIPNVRIKVRTLYTNNPISGAFRGFGAPQAVFVTESMMDCVAHELSMDPVQLRRNNFVTQASEPSVKGVVFDSPITVGLALEKALEIAGELPIPTAGHLVGRGVCCAMCLFDISAVPVRNMKGTGASVELCPDGTVIVRNGASDMGTGLSTVLGQIVSEELGVPLDRITVITGDSTLSPKTGPTIASRGTYTSGNAVRNAALALRARLLAKAAEEMSLPARNLCFREGKVVAASDPGRELSVADISAICYRDGIEARGESWFIGSHAGWGHTFVATVADVNVDLATGEVRVCRLTSVHDSGRTINPLGARGQHIGGAVQGLGYTLLENLSVRDGRILTRGLDSYLIPTSADIPLEIEVVGLEAPYPTGPYGAKGLAEHVLASVPAAICNAVFNATGYRCEEIPVIREKVLDHLRSR, encoded by the coding sequence ATGGTGCCTCTTCGTTTGAGACTCAACGGCAACATTGTCAATGTTCAGGTTGAAGCCTGGGATACGCTCCTGGATGTATTGCGGGACCGCCTCGGCATGATCGGGACAAAATGCGGATGCAGACATGGGGACTGTGGAGCCTGCACCGTAATCCTTAACGGCAGGACCGTCAATTCCTGCCTGGTTCCGGCGCTCAAGGCTCAGAACGCCGAGGTCATCACCATCGAAGGAATCGGAACGAGGGAGAATCTTCACCCTTTGCAGAAGTCGTTTATCGAACGCGGCGCTATTCAGTGCGGTTTCTGCACTCCAGGGATGATCCTGCAGGCAAAGGCCCTTCTCGACGCCAAACCCAGGCCCTCCCGGGAAGAGATCGCAGAGGCACTTTCCGGAAACCTCTGCCGGTGTACCGGCTATGAGCAGATCATAGAGGCGGTGCAAGCTGCGGCCGATCAAGCGGAAAACGGCGATGTTACGTTACGCGGGAATGGGGGAATCTTTAAGGTTGTGGGGCGGCCGACGCCATTACTTGACGCGGTCGAAAAGGCTTTGGGGAAGACGCAGTTCGCCAGCGATATGAAGCTTCCTAATATGCTTTACTGCAGGACTCTGCGGAGTCCTTATCCCATGGCCCGTGTACTGAGCGTCGATACTTCCCGCGCGAAGGCCATTCCCGGGGTGAAGGTGGTGCTGACGGCTGAGGATATCCCTGGGCCCAACATCCAAGGGAGTATCAAATTGGACCAGCCTGTCCTGGTTCCGGTGGGAGGACTGGCAAAATATATCGGGGACCCGATTGCATTGGTGGCTGCGGAAGATGAGGAGGTTGCTGGGGAAGCCCTGAAAGCGATCCAAGTCCGGTACGATGCCGGCGAGGCTGTCACCTCGGTTGAACACGCAGCGAGGGAAGATGAGACAAAACCCCCAAATCTGTGTAGCCATTACGAATTTAGCAGAGGAGACGTAGCCGCAGCGTTTGAGGTAGCAGGAGTCATTGCAGAGCGGACCTTTCTGACAGGAAGACAGGAACACGCCTACCTTGAACCTGAGGCGGGAGTGGCCTACATCGAAGAGCGCATAATAACCGTCGTCGCAGGTACGCAGGCCCCGCACCATGTTCGGAAGATTGCTGCCTACGCTCTGGGGCTCCCGGAAAGCCGTATCAGGATCAAATGTCCCCCCACGGGGGGGAGTTTTGGGGGGAAACAGATTAATTCGGTGCAGGTCCACCTGGCGCTCCTTGCATGGAAGACGGGTTGCCCCGTGAAAATGGTGTGGAGCCGCGAAGAGTCGATCATGGTCCATCACAAGAGGCATCCTGCGTCGATTCGCTACAAAATGGCGGCGACACCCGAAGGGAAGGTAACAGGCATAGATGTTGATGTGCTTATGGATGGGGGGCCCTATGCCGAAGAGAGCCCGGGGGTAACCAATTGGCTGGGAATGCACCTGCCCGGACCGTACGATATCCCTAATGTACGAATCAAGGTCAGGACACTGTATACGAACAACCCGATCTCCGGGGCCTTCAGGGGCTTCGGAGCCCCTCAAGCTGTGTTCGTTACGGAATCAATGATGGACTGCGTTGCGCACGAGCTTTCGATGGACCCTGTTCAGCTGCGGAGAAACAATTTTGTGACACAGGCCAGTGAGCCCAGTGTCAAAGGTGTGGTATTCGATAGCCCTATCACTGTCGGTTTGGCACTGGAGAAGGCACTGGAGATTGCAGGAGAACTACCTATCCCTACCGCGGGGCACCTTGTGGGACGTGGCGTATGCTGCGCAATGTGCCTGTTTGACATTTCCGCGGTCCCTGTCAGGAACATGAAGGGAACCGGGGCATCGGTGGAGCTCTGTCCGGACGGCACGGTCATTGTCCGTAACGGCGCTTCGGATATGGGGACAGGGTTGTCCACTGTTCTCGGCCAGATAGTATCCGAGGAGTTGGGAGTTCCCTTAGATCGAATAACGGTTATCACGGGAGATTCTACCCTCTCACCGAAAACGGGTCCGACCATCGCCTCCCGCGGAACATATACTTCCGGGAACGCTGTCAGAAACGCAGCGTTAGCGCTAAGAGCACGTTTACTGGCGAAGGCCGCGGAAGAGATGTCGCTCCCGGCCAGAAACCTTTGTTTCCGTGAGGGTAAGGTAGTTGCCGCCTCGGATCCCGGCCGGGAATTGAGCGTTGCCGACATCTCAGCCATCTGCTACCGGGACGGGATAGAGGCTCGGGGGGAATCGTGGTTCATCGGATCCCACGCCGGATGGGGACACACATTTGTGGCTACAGTGGCTGATGTGAATGTTGACCTTGCCACCGGCGAGGTGCGTGTGTGCAGGCTTACCTCCGTGCACGATTCGGGACGTACAATTAATCCTCTCGGTGCCCGAGGGCAACACATCGGCGGGGCGGTGCAGGGTTTGGGATACACATTATTGGAGAATCTCTCGGTACGAGATGGGCGGATTCTGACGCGGGGTTTGGACTCCTATCTGATCCCAACCTCCGCGGACATACCTCTGGAAATAGAGGTCGTGGGGCTGGAGGCCCCCTATCCCACGGGTCCGTATGGGGCAAAGGGTCTCGCCGAACATGTGCTGGCCTCGGTGCCGGCGGCGATTTGTAACGCAGTTTTCAATGCAACCGGCTATCGTTGCGAAGAGATCCCGGTTATCCGTGAGAAGGTACTCGATCATTTACGCTCGAGGTAG
- a CDS encoding flavin reductase family protein, with amino-acid sequence MAKAVLEEKELRLAYFFVQPSRPILITTMNPDGGVNAAPASWISPASEHPPMFTVALLTKPAKQHTLQNIERTHEFVLNVPGLDLAERLVASSYDYPEGHGKFSLMGYRAIPSLKVEPPGIDECRANLECCAHQMLPVGDHTLIIAEVVAAHYDRGLFTDDLLLRIDKTFPCLHFKRYRMDDRQAHVFLAPSGYWMASVPYP; translated from the coding sequence ATGGCAAAGGCCGTTCTTGAAGAAAAGGAACTCCGACTGGCTTATTTTTTCGTTCAACCTTCAAGGCCCATACTCATTACGACTATGAATCCGGATGGGGGGGTGAACGCAGCCCCTGCCAGCTGGATTTCTCCGGCATCGGAGCATCCTCCGATGTTCACTGTTGCACTCCTGACGAAACCCGCGAAGCAGCATACTCTGCAAAATATCGAGAGGACCCACGAGTTTGTTCTGAACGTACCCGGTTTGGACCTAGCCGAGCGGCTGGTAGCTTCTTCATATGACTACCCCGAGGGTCACGGCAAATTCTCCTTGATGGGTTACAGAGCCATCCCTTCGTTGAAGGTTGAGCCGCCAGGAATAGACGAATGTAGAGCCAACCTGGAGTGCTGCGCCCATCAGATGCTGCCGGTCGGCGACCATACGCTTATCATTGCGGAGGTGGTAGCCGCTCATTATGACAGGGGTCTGTTTACTGATGATCTGCTTTTGAGAATCGATAAGACTTTTCCGTGCCTTCACTTCAAGCGTTACAGAATGGACGACAGGCAGGCCCATGTATTCCTGGCGCCGTCAGGTTATTGGATGGCCTCGGTACCTTATCCGTAA
- a CDS encoding sodium:solute symporter family protein — protein sequence MNPKMAAFFGTMAVYVVVALYIGWVATRKSKAELQDYAVASRSLGLIAQGFTFSATYFSSFAFLGVAAMNYAHGLAYWTVSPLTTGFTALVAWIIGRKVWVLGKRYGYISLADLLGDFYQSDVIRLLVALIGAVFIIPYIGTQMTGAGYVFNVVTNGLFPVEGGAFAFLVLTIIYVVAGGLRAVAWTDVFQGAFMYVAMLTAVALILWTGFGGIFALSAVAAEKIPQYLTLPGGSNFITPLVFVGLWLPVNVGLLMSPHMFLRLYTAKSLATLKWSMFVSGVFLATYHFMTPYVGLAARLLNPKWPVPDMIMPELLFKYVPTVLASIIICGALAAMMSTVDSQMHALSMVVTHDIVRKYVVPRAPGLKISEEGYFRLGRWLIVVGGLLSFWAAITIKGFMVIITTLAGGGFLQMTPALLGALYWKRSSRLGAIAGLIVGTVLCSLWTLRMVPCYGGATMAGVWAVAINAVIFVVVSLVSSPQPPEVVTRFYDI from the coding sequence GTGAACCCGAAAATGGCTGCGTTTTTTGGAACGATGGCTGTGTACGTCGTGGTGGCCTTGTACATCGGATGGGTGGCAACAAGGAAATCAAAGGCTGAGCTTCAGGACTACGCGGTCGCGAGCCGGTCTTTGGGCTTGATAGCGCAGGGTTTCACCTTCTCAGCCACGTACTTCAGCTCGTTCGCTTTCCTTGGGGTCGCTGCAATGAACTATGCCCACGGGCTCGCTTACTGGACTGTCTCCCCTCTGACTACGGGATTCACGGCCCTTGTGGCGTGGATTATCGGACGAAAAGTTTGGGTGCTTGGCAAGCGCTATGGCTACATTTCTCTTGCTGACCTGCTCGGTGATTTCTACCAGAGCGACGTAATTCGCCTGCTCGTCGCTCTTATCGGTGCAGTCTTCATAATCCCCTACATCGGGACGCAGATGACGGGCGCGGGATACGTGTTCAACGTCGTTACCAACGGACTGTTCCCGGTTGAGGGTGGAGCTTTCGCCTTCCTCGTACTCACGATCATTTACGTGGTGGCCGGAGGCCTAAGAGCTGTCGCCTGGACAGACGTGTTCCAGGGTGCCTTTATGTACGTAGCAATGCTGACGGCGGTTGCCCTCATTCTCTGGACGGGCTTCGGCGGCATTTTCGCGTTATCGGCCGTCGCAGCAGAGAAGATACCGCAGTACCTCACCCTGCCGGGTGGCAGCAACTTCATAACCCCCCTGGTTTTCGTCGGCCTGTGGCTACCGGTGAATGTTGGACTACTGATGTCACCACATATGTTCCTGCGTCTTTACACCGCCAAGTCCCTCGCAACCCTGAAGTGGTCGATGTTCGTCTCGGGTGTTTTCCTTGCCACATATCACTTCATGACTCCGTACGTGGGACTTGCAGCCAGGCTCTTGAACCCCAAATGGCCGGTACCGGACATGATCATGCCTGAGCTGCTCTTCAAATACGTCCCTACTGTCTTGGCGTCGATCATCATATGCGGAGCGCTGGCCGCCATGATGTCGACCGTTGACTCACAGATGCACGCCCTGTCGATGGTGGTAACTCACGACATCGTACGGAAGTATGTCGTGCCTAGAGCTCCGGGCCTCAAGATATCGGAGGAGGGATACTTCAGGCTGGGTCGCTGGTTGATCGTGGTCGGTGGCCTGCTTTCGTTCTGGGCAGCCATAACCATCAAGGGCTTTATGGTGATCATAACGACGCTGGCCGGTGGTGGATTCCTCCAGATGACACCAGCTTTGCTGGGGGCGCTGTACTGGAAGAGGTCCTCCAGACTAGGTGCCATTGCTGGTCTTATTGTAGGAACTGTCCTTTGTTCACTCTGGACACTTAGGATGGTTCCCTGTTATGGGGGGGCTACAATGGCGGGGGTATGGGCGGTTGCCATAAACGCTGTCATATTCGTCGTGGTTAGCCTTGTTTCCAGTCCACAGCCGCCGGAAGTTGTCACCAGATTCTACGATATCTGA
- a CDS encoding aldehyde ferredoxin oxidoreductase family protein, translating to MSEGLAMKELRIDLSSRQFAAVPIGLEEVYKYAGSRGLGAKILFETTQPHVDPLSPEVPLIIGAGTLTGTNAPSSGRISVVTKSPATGLYAKSTAGAAFGVMMKAAGVSLLVITGKSQVPAYLVIEDGRVSFEDAGPIWGKNVREATAWLRRRAGRGTASVACIGAAAEKGVKFAGIMFDAYSAAARCGVGLVMASKNLKGIVVKGSGSLSVADPARFSKLVRIATENLYGDPGAPKYYITGTPGSIMPVNESRGLPARNFQHGYTPDAFRVSGQHMIQKGYIRRRRACFSCVLCCHKYSVVPNGPYAGQAGGPEYETIAALGPGCGVVDPEAVLKANELCNDYGLDSISTGSVIQFAMECFEKELLSVKDTDSLDLRFGNAEAVIEMIHRIARREGLGRVLGEGVRSAARAIGRESWKWAVEARGLEQSRVETRSANSYALAFAVNPRGPDHLHAQPIAEFGMNPRAKDLITRITGDAKYANPLLVEKRAEIVRWHEDVFAVTDSLGFCSFTTTSTYGVTPELMAQFMEAAFGRPITAEELMRVGRRTINLERCFNVREGLSRKDDRLPWRLMNEVLPERSEQNAINSEANLNRMLDEYYDLHAWSKVSGRPLRDTLDHLGLGFVADALEKQGLLA from the coding sequence GTGAGTGAGGGTCTCGCTATGAAGGAACTCAGGATAGACCTTTCCAGTCGGCAATTTGCCGCCGTACCTATTGGGTTGGAAGAGGTGTACAAGTACGCGGGGAGCCGAGGTTTGGGGGCCAAGATTTTGTTCGAGACCACCCAACCCCATGTCGACCCTCTTTCACCTGAGGTCCCACTCATTATTGGTGCAGGAACACTTACTGGCACAAACGCTCCTTCGTCAGGACGTATTAGCGTAGTTACGAAAAGCCCTGCCACGGGGCTGTACGCGAAGAGTACAGCAGGAGCAGCGTTCGGCGTGATGATGAAGGCGGCGGGCGTTTCTCTTCTGGTAATTACGGGGAAGAGCCAGGTTCCTGCGTATCTGGTTATCGAAGATGGTAGAGTCTCATTTGAAGATGCCGGGCCTATATGGGGGAAGAATGTCCGTGAGGCTACAGCGTGGCTAAGAAGGCGAGCTGGCCGAGGAACGGCGTCCGTCGCGTGCATCGGAGCTGCGGCTGAGAAGGGGGTAAAGTTCGCAGGGATAATGTTTGACGCTTACAGCGCCGCCGCTCGTTGTGGTGTCGGATTGGTTATGGCCTCGAAGAATCTGAAGGGCATTGTAGTCAAAGGCTCCGGTAGTCTATCGGTAGCCGACCCGGCCCGTTTCTCGAAGCTGGTAAGGATCGCGACAGAGAATCTGTACGGAGACCCAGGCGCTCCCAAGTATTACATAACGGGTACGCCCGGAAGCATTATGCCCGTGAACGAGTCCAGAGGCCTACCGGCCCGGAATTTTCAACATGGATACACTCCCGACGCGTTCAGGGTTAGCGGTCAGCACATGATTCAAAAGGGCTATATCAGGCGCAGGCGCGCGTGCTTCAGTTGTGTACTTTGCTGCCACAAATATTCCGTGGTGCCAAACGGGCCCTACGCCGGGCAAGCGGGCGGACCAGAGTATGAGACGATCGCTGCCCTGGGCCCAGGGTGCGGCGTAGTCGACCCTGAGGCTGTTCTGAAAGCTAACGAGCTATGTAATGACTACGGGCTGGATTCAATTTCGACTGGATCAGTCATCCAGTTTGCTATGGAGTGCTTCGAAAAGGAGTTGCTAAGTGTTAAGGACACCGACAGCCTGGACCTTCGGTTCGGCAACGCGGAAGCTGTTATCGAAATGATCCACCGGATTGCCAGACGCGAGGGACTCGGCAGGGTGTTGGGTGAGGGAGTACGTTCGGCTGCCAGGGCTATCGGACGGGAGTCCTGGAAATGGGCCGTCGAGGCCAGAGGTTTGGAGCAATCGAGGGTTGAGACGAGGTCTGCCAACTCCTACGCGCTTGCTTTCGCGGTTAACCCACGCGGACCTGATCATCTTCACGCGCAACCGATTGCGGAATTCGGGATGAACCCCCGCGCGAAAGACCTGATCACCAGGATAACTGGAGACGCCAAATACGCTAACCCGCTCCTGGTTGAGAAAAGGGCGGAGATCGTTAGATGGCACGAGGATGTCTTCGCCGTTACGGATTCACTCGGTTTTTGCAGCTTCACAACAACGTCTACCTACGGGGTCACCCCTGAATTGATGGCTCAGTTCATGGAAGCTGCCTTCGGAAGGCCCATAACAGCTGAGGAGCTGATGCGTGTGGGCAGAAGGACTATCAATCTCGAGCGGTGCTTCAATGTCAGGGAAGGACTCAGTCGCAAAGACGATAGGCTTCCCTGGAGGCTGATGAACGAAGTCCTTCCTGAAAGGTCGGAGCAGAACGCGATCAATTCGGAGGCTAATCTGAACCGTATGCTTGATGAGTACTACGACCTTCATGCATGGTCAAAGGTTTCGGGGCGACCGTTAAGGGACACTCTTGATCACCTTGGTTTGGGCTTCGTTGCTGATGCTCTTGAAAAGCAAGGGTTGCTTGCCTAG
- a CDS encoding MoaD/ThiS family protein, which produces MEEQITIKVRAFPIIGKTVICDFHLPKGADIRELLERLKTSRLGMEGEPLSQYFFVVNGTIIPVPSAERTLLHDGDEVSIVPMLGGG; this is translated from the coding sequence ATGGAGGAGCAAATCACGATAAAGGTTAGAGCGTTCCCGATTATCGGGAAGACGGTGATTTGCGACTTTCACCTCCCGAAGGGCGCTGACATACGCGAACTGCTTGAACGACTGAAGACCTCCCGGCTGGGAATGGAAGGGGAGCCTCTCTCGCAGTATTTCTTTGTCGTAAACGGTACTATTATTCCGGTACCATCCGCCGAGCGAACTCTGCTGCATGATGGCGATGAGGTTTCGATAGTCCCTATGCTAGGTGGCGGTTGA